GGCGTCAAGCTGAAGGAGCGTAAAGTACGCTTCTCCCACGGCGCTGACGAGCTGAATCGCCACCGCGCGGCGATTTTCCTCTTTGGCGAGCAGGTCGGCGCGAGCCGCTTCGTTGGATCGTCTGACTCGACCCCACAGATCGACCTCCCACGCCAGATTGCCCAACAGATAATAGTTAAAAGGACTGGCGAACCCCGGGAACAGGAAGTCTGCCTTGCGACCCGCCGGCAGACTGGCCGAGACCGTTACGCCCGGCATAAAGTCCGATCGGGCGATCAACGCTCGGGCGCGAAACTCATCGACGGCGGCGACGGCCCGCTGAAGATCCCTGTTTTCCGCCAGCGCCATTCGAATCAGAGCCTGCAACTGCTCATCCTGCAACAGATCCCACCAGGCCACGTTGGCCAAGGACGGCAGGTCCGCCGATCCCTCGGCCATGCGGAAGCGATCGTCCCCCTCCGTTTTAGGACGAGAATAGGTCGGTCCCAGAGAGCAGGAGGCGACCGCCAACGAGAGCACAATGGTCAGGATCGTCCGCACGGCTACGATGTCCGTTCCGCCGACAGTGACGGCGCCGATTGAGGGCGCCGTCCGCTCAGCTTCTTGAGCAACACGTAAAACAGCGGTACGAAAAAGATCGCCAAGAACGTGGCGGACAACATGCCGCCGAGCACGCCGGTGCCGATCGATTGGCGACTGGCAGCCCCCGCTCCCTTGGCGATCACCAGCGGGAACATGCCGAAGATAAACGCCATCGAGGTCATGATGATCGGCCGGAACCGGAGACGGGCCCCCTCGATCGCCGCTTCGATCAAGGGTCGCCCCGCTTCATATCTCGTATTGGCGAACTCGACGATCAGAATCGCGTTTTTCGCCGAGAGCCCGATCAGCGTCACCAGACCGATTTGAAAGTAAATGTCGTTCTCGAATCCTCGCAGCCACACCGCCGTCAGCGCGCCGAAGACGGCGAACGGCACCGCCAAAATGACCGCGAAGGGCACGACCCAGCTCTCGAACTGCGCCGCCAACACCAGGAAGACCATCAGCAATCCGATCGCGAACACCTGCCCCGACTGTCCCCCGGCCCGCCGCTCCTGGAACGAAATATTGCTCCAATCGATGGCGTAACCCTGTGGAACCAACACCTCCTTGGCGACCCGATCCAAGGCGTCGAGCGCCTGACCCGAGCTGTAGCCAGGCGCGGCGGCTCCCAGCACCAACGCGGTATTGTAACCGTTAAAGTGGTTGACCGGGTCCGGTCCACTCTGAAATTCGGTCGTGACGACCGTATCGAGCGGAACCATATAGGTACCCCGCGCGTTGCGCGCCCGCACATAAACTTTCGACAAGTCCTGGGGCGTCGACCGGTATTCCTCATCCGCTTCCGTCTGGACGTGATAGACGCGGCCGAATTTGACGAAGTCGTTGATGTAGAACGTGCCGAAGTACGCTTGCAACGTGTCGAAAATATCGGAGATGGGGATGCCCAACGCCTTCGCCCGCTCGCGATTCACATGGGCGAAGAGCCGCGGAGACGACACCCGAAAATTGGTTCCGATTCGTCCGATTGCCGGCTCTTGCTGCGCCCGCTCCACGAACTGTTGCGCCACGGCGGCGAACTGCTTGAAGTCGCCCCCGGTCGGGTCCTGCAATTGAGCCGAGAACCCTCCGACCACGCCCACGCCGCGAATCGGGGGCGGATTGAAGGCCAGGAGCAACGCCTCGGGGATCTTCGCGAACTCGCCATAGGCCGCCCCCACCATCGCCTTGGCGTGATACTGAGGCTCGGGCCGTTCATCCCACAGCACCAGCGGCACGAACATGGTCGCCGCGTTGGGCCCCCTGGTGCCGAACACGAAGTTCTGGCCCGACAGCGCGTCCGTCGAATGGACGGCTGGAATCGCCTGGAAGAACCGTTCGACCCGCTCAAGCACCGCGTCGGTGCGTTGCTTGGACGCGCCGTCCGGCAATTGCGCCACCACGATAAAGTACCCTTGATCTTCCTCCGGCAGGAAACTTTGCGGAAGCCGCTCAAACAGTCCGACGGACAGAGTCACAAGCCCGCCGAACGTCAACATCACCAACACCGGCCTCGCCACCAACTTGCCGACCGACCAGGCGTATCCCTGTTGCGCCCGGCCGAAGACGCGATCGAAGAAGCGCCAAAACCAACTCCGCTCTCCAGGGTGGTGAGTCAGAACCACCGCGCACAGGGCCGGGCTCAACGTCAAGGCCACGAACCCCGAGACCGTCACCGAGATGGCGATCGTCGCCGCGAACTCCTTGTACAGCGCCCCGGTCACTCCGCCGATAAAGCCGACGGGCACAAAGACGGAAACGAGCACCAGCACGATGGAGATGATCGGCGTGGTCACTTCGGTCATGGCCCGCTTGGCCGCTTCTTTGGGCGACAGCCGATCCTCCCGCATGTGGCGCTCGACGTTCTCCACGACCACGATCGCGTCATCGACGACGATCCCGATGGCCAAGACCATGCCGAACAGCGTGATGGTGTTGATGGAAAAGCCCAGGGCGGCCAACCCGATGAATGTCCCGATCAACGAAACCGGCACGGCCAGGATGGGAATAACCGTGGCGCGCCAACTCTGGAGAAACAGATACACGACGAGAACGACGAGCATCATCGCCTCGCCCAGCGTCTTGACCACTTCCTTGATGGAAATCTCGATAAACCTGGTCGTGTCGTAGGGAACGTCGTAGGACATGCCGGGAGGAAAATGTTTGGCCAGCTCGTCCATCTGCTCGCGCGTGCGACGCACCGTATCGAGCGCGTTCGCCCCCGGCGCAAGGAACGTCAAGATGAACGTGGTGGGTTTGCTGTTCCAACGACCCTCCAGCGAGTAGGACTGCGCTCCCAACTCGACTCGAGCCACGTCCTTGAGCCGGACGAGCGAGCCGTCCGGCAGCGCCCGCACGATCAGCTCCTCGAATTCTTTGACGTCCGTGAGCCGTCCCTTGGTGATGATGGGAATCGTCAGTTCCGTTCCCTTCGGAGCCGGCTCGCGCCCGATCGTTCCCGCCGGATAGTCCCGATTCTGTTCGCGGATCGTGTTGATGATGTCGCTCGGCGTGAGGTCAAGCCGCGCCATGAGGATCGGATTCAGGATGATCCGCATGCTGTATTGCTGCTGGCCGAACACCAGCGCGTCGCCGACGCCTTTGACCCGTTTCAAATCGTCGACGAGTCGCAGCGTCGCGTAGTTGGAAAGATACACGGCGTCGTGCGTCGGATCGGTGGACTTGAGCGCGATGACGATCACCAGGTCCGGAGACAGTTTTTTGACCGAGATGCCCTGCCGGACCACTTCGGGCGGAAGCTGCGGCTCGGCCAGCTTCTGCCGATTTTGCGTCTGCACCTGCGCCATGTCAGGATCCGTCCCGATCTCGAACGTGAGCTTGATCGAGACGTGCCCGTCGTTGCTGCTGGTCGATTCGAAATACAACAGATTATCGACGCCGGGGAGCGTGACTTCGATCGGGCGCGCCACCGCCTCGGCCGCGACTTCGGCGCTCGCGCCAGGATAGTCGGCGTCGATCTGCACCACCGGCGGGGTGATTTCAGGAAACTGCGCGATCGGCAGAAATCGCATGGCCAGGAGCCCCATCACCACGATCACGATGGAGACCACCGAGGCCGTAATCGGTCGATCGATGAACGTGTGCGAAATCACGGCTTACCCTTGTCCGGAGGCGGGAAAAGGCGCTTCGCTTGGCTGCGAACCCATGGGTGCGGCGGGGGGCACGGCAGGAAGCGCGGCTGGCACGGCCTTGACCGGCACGCCCGGCGCGATCCGCATCATGCCGTTGACAACCACCCGATCGCCGGCCTTCAATCCCTGATCGATCAGCCACTGCGTCCCTTTCCAATCCGACGCCATGACCGGACGCATTTCGATTTTTTCTTCGCCGTTCACAACGAAGACGAATTGGCCCGCCGGACTGTGCAACACCGCCCGCTGCGGAATGAGAATGGCTTCGCTCTTGACGTCCCCCTTGAAACGAACCTTGACGAACTGGCCCGGCAACAAGGTTCGATTGGGATTGGGGAACGTCATCCGGACCTCACGGGCCCCCGTTTCCGTCCGCAGGCCCGGCTCTAACAGATCCAGCACGCCCTCTTGGGGATAGACGGTGTCGTCCATCAAGGTGAGCACGCCCCGCAATTTGTAGACGCCGGGGTGTTGAATGCGCTTCGCCTCGATATCGCGTTTTCGTTTCAGGATAAAGGTCTCCGGCACGCTGACGACGACGTACATCGGATCGACCTGGTGAATGACGGTCAGCAAATCGGTTTGCGCCGACACCAATCGCCCCTCGTAAAAGCGGCTCCGTTCGATCAGTCCGTTGATCGGCGCCGTAATCGACGTATTGTCCAGATCGAACTGCGCCTTGATGAGCTCGGCTTGCGCGGCTTGAAGCTGCGCCCTCGCGGCCAGCTCCTGCGCCACCGCGTCATCGACGTCTTTTTGGCTCACGGCCTGCTCCGCCAGCAACGGCCTGACGCGGGCAAGATCTTGCGTTGCTTGGACCAATCGCGCTTCCGCTTGCGCGATCTTGGCCTTGGCGGCGGCCGCCGCCGCTTGAAACGGCACCGGATCGATTTGATAGAGCCGGTCGCCCTTTTTCACATCGCGCCCCTCTCGATAGAGGACCGCTTTCAAAATGCCGGTCACCTGCGATCGAATCTCGACCGGTCGCGACGCCTCCGCCTGGCCGATGAATTCGGGCTCGTCCGGAACGGGCTGCGTCGAGACCGTGATAACCTCGACCTGCGGAATATCCTGCGCCGGCATCGAGCCGGCTTCCTGTTTGCAACCGGCCGCAAACATCAGCAGACTCCCGACCAGAACGACAACAACGGATGCGGACGGCATGTTCATGGGTACCACTCGTTCAATTTCCCGACAGACGGCGACTGGTCAGTTTACCCCTCTGGGTTCTTCGTTCTCTACTGTGCGACGACCGACAGATGATGACCCCGCCGATCGTCGTTCGATCATCATTCTTTGAACCGATAGCCGGCCTTTTCGACGGCGCGCCGCACGGTATGGATGACCGCTTCCGTATCGGAGTGGGGCATCACGGTAACGTCCGGAGCCGCTTGCAGTCTGGCCAGAATCTGTTCGGCTTCCGCGCCGGCCAACTCATCGCCCGTTGCGTACAATCCCTCCGGTCCTTCCTCGACCCCGTTATGCTCGGCAAGGATGTCGCGGAGCGTGCCGATCACCGAAGCCGTGGGCGTCGGCATGAGCAAGGACGCAATGGCGCCGTGATCGAGCCGGAGCTTGGGGGCCATGGGCCACGGACTTCCGCCCCGCCATCGCTGGATGGCCGGCAGCAGGATCTTTTCTTCCATGCCGATGTGCCGGAGAAGGCCGGCCCGGAATCGGTCGTACGATTCACGGTCCACCCGATCCGGATCGGCAACGGCCCTCTCAAGCAACCCGTCGAGCTGCCGGTGATCTTCCACGAGGTAAGTGGCAATGGGTCCCCTCGCTCTTCCGCCTTCCTCTTCCATCGGCACCCTGCTCTTTTGTTGTCCCGTCTTCGTCTCTTCGTCACAAGCACCGGCGCCCGACAAAATTGACGTCCTCAATCCGCGTCGCGCTTTCCCGTGATCTCCTCCACGATGCACCGAGTCAAACAACCGGAAGCACGAAGCGTCGCTCCCTCGCGCCACAGTCGATCTAGCAACGTTTTTCCGGCGGCGTCGATGAACGTCACCCCGGATAAATCGATCACGGCCGTCCGCTGCTGACTCGCGCTCAACTGACGCCAGTAGGTGTCGAGTTCGCTCACCCACGGTCCCGTGAGGCGCCCCTCGACAATGAGCGAGATCGATTCTTCACCGACACAATAGCGTCCGGTAATTTTCAACATGCTTGGCTCACCTGGATATCAAAATGTACCGGCCGCGGATTGCCCTCCTCTGGTCTCGCCGCATATGTCATCGGCCGGCTCTCCTTGCCGCTTTCCTTCTTGTGAAAAGAGAGCAATTGGCGTTCCAAGAAGCTTTCCCCGCGTCGCAGGGCAACGAGACGCGCGACATTCCGCCAAGTCCGGTCCCCTGTTCGACACCTGACCGCATCAAACACCGGGCAAGAGCAGCCGGCAACTGCCGACGCGACGGCACAGCGCCGATCTGTCGGCGCTCGGCCGGCGGCCGGCGCTGAACAACCATTGACGCTACCGGGAAAGCCATTGTCGGGCAATGTGCCGCGGAAGGCCGAGATGGATGAGAGCCCTGTTAAGAAGGCCGTGAGATGCCGAGCTTTTTCATCTTGGATTGAAGGGTGGTCCGTTTCATCCCCAATCGCGCGGCGGCCCCGGCAGGCCCGCCGATCACCCAGTCAGCCGCTTCAAGAACACGCCGGATATGGTCCCGCTCGGCCTCTTCCAAGGTGGTGGGCTGACTGACAGGTTGAGAAGCGGCCGCGGTCAGTTCCGCAAGCGGCACATAGAGGTCGGGGCCCTGGGAGAGAATGACGGCTCGTTCGATCAAATTCTCCAACTCCCGAATATTGCCCGGCCAACTGTAGGCCGACAGAGCAGCCATCGTCTCGGCGGGAATCGTTTCGATCCGTTTGTCCATCCGACGGGCCAATTTCTGGGCAAAGTAGCGGACGAGCAAAGGAATGTCTTCCCGACGATCGCGCAGGGGAGGGAGTGTCACCGGAAAGACGTTGAGACGATAATAGAGGTCGCTCCTGAACTGTTTCTCGGCGACCATGGTGGCCAGATCTCGGTTGGTCGCCGCCAAGAGCCGAACATTGACCTTGGTAGTCTTGGTGCTGCCGAGTCGTTCAAACTCCTGTTCTTGCAGCACCCGCAGCAGTTTGGACTGCAAATCAAGGGGAATATCTCCCACCTCGTCCAAAAACAGCGTACCGCCGTCGGCCAGTTCGAACCGGCCGATCTTTTGAGTGATCGCCCCGGTGAAAGCACCTCGTTCATGGCCGAACAATTCACTCTCCAAGAGTCCCGATGGAATGGCCGCACAGTTCAATTTCACGAACGTCCGCTCCCGCCGTCCACTGAGGTTGTGGATGGCGCGGGCGATCAGTTCTTTGCCCGTCCCGGTCTCCCCGAGAATGAGCACGGTCGAGTCGGTCGGCGCGACGATTTCGACCTGTTTTAAGACCCGCTTCAGCGCGGGGCTCTCCCCGACGATTTTCTCGAAGTTGTAATCGAGCCGAATTTCGTCCTCGAGGTACAGTTTCTCCTTCGCCAACTTGTCCTTGAGCTCGGCGATCTCTTTGAACGCCAACACGTTCTCCACGGCGACGGCCACTTGCTTGGCGACCAGTTGCAGAAACTCGATGTCCGCTTCACTGTAGGCTTCCTTTTCCAGACTCAGAAACCCCATGGCGCCCAACCGTCGTCTCACCGTGGTCAGGGGAACGATGCAAAACGATTGGGCCCCATCCTCCCTCATGCACCTGACCACGTGGGGCCATCGGCATTCCTGCGACAGATCGGGCACGAGGAGCGCCTGCTGCGTTTGCCACACCAGTCCCGCAGGACTGTCATCGACCGGTCCTTCATGGCCTCCAATCAGATCGGCCGGCACGTTCGCTTGAATGGTCTGCAACCGCATGGTGTTCTTCGCAGGATCGTGCAGGGAGAGGGCGGCAAAATTGACTTGCACGACATGGGGGAGATAGCGGGCCAGGTCGCGGCACAGCTCGTCGAGATCTCGCTGCGCCGCGATCGCCTGGGTCACTTCCAACAGGCCTTGGTACCGTTCGGCCAGCCCCTCACAAGGAGAAGTCAACGCGCGCTTCATAGGCATGCAGTATGACGCACCACGCGGCGCCGCCTCAAGGGGCGGAGGGATGATCGCCCCTGTTGCCGACCGCTCTGTCCGTCAGAGCGTCTGCCGTCTGAGGGTCTGGTGCGTGCCGTCGCAATAGGGAGGCGTCTTGGTGCGCTTGCACTGACACAAGGCCACCTCTTTCTGCTCCGTCACGGTGAACTCCACCGGCTCAAACTCCGTTCCTTGGTGAGAGCCGTCGCAAAAGGGTTGATCCCTCGACCGCCCGCAGGAACACCAGTAGTAGGTTCCCGGCTCCAACGACCGAACGGCTGGTTCTTTGGCTGCGATGCGGGGTTGTCCCATGGTTTGCCCTCCCTCTTTCAGTGGTTGGATCACCCAGAAGGGGACAAAGTATACCGTTTTCTCCTGAGCTTCGCACATCCACTTGTCAGGTTTTTCTTCTTTCTTGAATAAACCTCCGTCGGTGCTATGGCCAGACATCTGTACAGCGCACCACATTTAGTGAAAGGAGATGGCATGAGGAGTATCGGTTTCATAATCATTGCGGTTGGAGTCTTTCTAGCCCTTGGGGAAGGAGGTGACCCATCGGCGTATGCAAAGACCATTGAAGCGGGAGATTCCAGTTCGAGTTGGAGTGGCACCGGTGAGCTCATGGAACTTGGCGACGGAGAACAGGTCGTCGATGGAATCAATGGAATCGTGGGAATCGTGAAGGGTGTGCTGATCTCGCGTCACAGAGACGCGAGGCAAGATGATCGTTCACTCATCCAAGCTGGCCTGTCCGGTACGCGTGAATCTTAATAGAACCAAGGACTTTCAAGCCATGAACGGGCTTTGCACAATCGTTGCTCACCAAGGCAAGGACATCGCCTCTGCTAGTTGTAAGTGCACAGGAAACTTGAAAGAGTGTGAGGGGGAATTTACATTGACAGGTGGGGCCGGTGGATTCACTGGCATCTCAGGGACAACTCCTTTCCAAACCAGTATCGTCTTTGAGCTACAGGAAGGGAAAACCGGCCAAGCAATCGGATATGCAGTCTGGCCGAATCTGACTTATACACTGCCCTAACGATCTTCGCTGCCCGTTCCTATCCGCTTTCAAGGGGAGGAGCTTCCCTCAAACAAACGAAAGAAGCTCCCCCCGCACAAACACATAGCTACAAGCGTAACGGTTTGATCGGCGACAAGACCGCCGCCGGATCGTTCTTCCACAACGATTCGTCCGCGTCCACGTAGAGTTCCACTTCATTCCCGTCCGGATCGCGAAGATAGAGGCTCTGGCTGACCGTATGGTCGCTCATTCCATCGATGGGGATCCCGGCTGCTTCAAGCTCGTTCTTGGCCGCGCGCAACTCAGCCAGACTGTCGCCGATTTTGATGCCGATGTGATAGAGCCCGCGCCGGCGGCCGACCGGAGGACCCGGCGCCTCGCCGACTTGAATCAGCAGCAGTTCATGGTGCGTGCGGCCGGACGTGAGCGCCGCCGCCAGACCATTGAAGATCCGCCCGACTTCCTTGAAGCCCAGCAGATCGCGATAAAAGGCCAGCGACCGTTCGAGGTCCTTCACATAGAACACGACATGACCGAGATAGTGCGCTTTCATCGAACGTGCCACCTCGTTATCGAGCGGCCTCCCCATCTTCAGTCAAGGCTCGTCTCACTCAACTCGCTCCGCAGATTCGACTTGCTCGCCTCGACACGGCCCCCGCTCCTTGTTTGCCGGCCGCGGCAATGGCGGTCCGCAAGACATCCGCCGGCTGTGCCCCAGTCAGCATAGATGTCCCGTTGAAGACAAAACAAGGAACCGCTCGGATGCCCAACCTGCGACCGACCGCTTCCGCCCGGCACACCTCATCCACCCCCTCGCTCCCGCCCAGAAACTCTTTCACCTCGCTTGCCGCGAGCCCCACTTGTCCTGCTGCTTCGCTCAATGTCTCGGCACGACCGATATCGCGTCCCTCCACGAAATACAAACGAAAGAGCGTTTCCACCATGGCATCTTGCCGGCCCTGTGCCCCGGCATACCAAATCAGGCGGTGGGCAAGAAGAGTGTTCGGCGTGACCGTGATCCGGTCAAAAGCGAACGGAATCTCTTCTTCAGCCGCCATCACCTGTTCTTCCAGCCGGCGATAGGCCTCGCGGCTTCCGAACTTGGCCTCGAGATACGCCGTCCGGTCCATTCCATCCAGCGGCATCCCAGGATTCAGTTGAAAGGGGCGCCACTGCACCGTGGTCGGCACCAAGCCGGCGAGATGCTGCAACACCCGCTCCAATCGCCGTTTCCCCACATAGCACCAGGGACAGATCACATCGGAATAGACCTCGATCAGGACCGGATCCTGCGTCACGACAGATGTCCCATTTTGCCCGTCTGATAATCGCTGACAGCCTGCGCCAGCTCGGCCTTCGTGTTCATGACGAAGGGCCCGTAGCGGGCGATGGGCTCTTCGATCGGTTGGCCGCTCATGACCAGAATCTGGCTGAGGTCCCGACTTTCCACGAGAATCCGGGAACCGTCCCGCCCACAGACCACCAATTCGGCCTCTCCCGCTGCTTCAAATCCATTGACCGATAGGAGCCCAGAGAGCACAAAGAGAGCGACGGAATGGCCTTCCGGCAACGTCAATTCCCATCGAGAAGCGGCGGCAAGCTGAACATCGTACAATTCGATGGGCGTAAAGGTGCGGGCCGGGCCTCGGCGTCCTTCATAGGATCCGGCAATCACGCGCACATGTCCCCTGGCATAATCCAGTTCGACCACGGGAATGTCGTCCTTGACAATCGTTTGGTAGTTGGGCGCCGTCATCTTGTGGGCTCTTGGCAAATTCACCCACAGTTGAATGGCATGCAAGGTCCCACCCTCTTTCGCCCAACTTCGCTCGTGCATTTCTTCATGGACGATTCCCGAGCCGGCCGTCATCCATTGGACGTCGCCCGGTCCAATTACACCGGCATGGCCTGCCGAATCTCGGTGCGCCACGACTCCTTCATACAGGATGGTGACCGTCTCGAATCCCCGGTGCGGATGTTCGCCGACGCCTCGGGGATGCTCAGTGGGAGGAAAGTATTGGGGCCCGGCGTAATCCAGCATCAGGAAGGGATCGACTGCCCGATCCAGATCGTTGCTCGGGAAGAGATTGCGCACAGGAAATCCATCGCCGACCATGTGCGTCGAGCCAGGCTGGTACAGGCCCACCACGGTTTTGTACGTTGTCGTTCCGATGACCATCGTCGCCTCCTTTCCCGTATCAGACACGGAGGGGCTCACACCATGTTCCGCAAGGCCTCCCGCAAGGTGACAGTCCCCCGCGCCACTTCGGCCGGCCTTTCATAGCCGATGGCGCCCTTCGCAAAGGACGTGTACATCTCCTCGAACAGCCGCGCCGCCTCGGTCGAAAACCCAAACGATGTGAACGTCGGCACCACCGAACTCAAGGATTCAAGCTTCGCCGTAATCTCCCGTCCCAATATCGCACCTAGCTCCGCCGCCACCTGAGCGGGGCTATAGTCTTCTGGCCCGGCCAGTTCGAGCAGCTTCTTGCCGGCTCCACCGGCCAGAAGCTGCTCCGCCGCAATGCGACCGATGTCTTGAGTCGAAATCATGGGAATCCTGGCGGATGGCTCAATGAATGTGGGCAACACGCCCTGAGCCTTAGCCAAACCAATACTGGGCGCCCAGTTGTCCATGAAATAGCAGGGCCGCAAGATCGTGATATTCTCCGCTATGGCACTCAATCGTTGCTCTCCATAACGGGCCGCGCGAATGGGGCCGGTCCCCTCGGCAATCTGAGCACCGACTGAGGAGAGAAAGACAACGTGAGGCTTGCCGCTCGCGGCCAGGGCCTCCGCCGCCAGATCCATCGTGCGCCGCTGCTCCTCGAGCCACGCTTGCGCCTGATAATTCGGCGGCACCAACAGATAGACGCCCCTTGCCCCTTCAAACGCCTTTGCCATGGCCTTGATGTCCTGATAGGAAGCTACCGCCACATCCGCTCCCTTGGCTTTCCAAGCAGCACCCTTATCAGCCGACCGCACCACCACGCGAACCGGTTGTCCACGGCGCAACAACGTCTCCGCAGCCGCTGAACCGGTATGACCCGTTGCTCCAACAAGGACGAACATCGTGTGACCTCCCTTCCAAGCCGACAATTCGGTCGGTTTCGCGCCGACCGCCCCGCATTAAATGGAACCATGCTGGGCTATGCTACACCGTATCCTTCCGGCAGACCAACCACTCAAGGCCAGTATAATAATACTAACTAGAACTATGTCAAGAGAGAAGGCGACCGAACGGCGAGCCCGGAGCGACTTGATCAGGAAGGAAAGCCGATGCGAGGTTGACGGGAGTGTTGGAATTTGAACAGGAGGGAACGGTCAAAGCACTTTTTACTGCCACCCTCCGACTTCGTGACCCTTTTCCTTGAGACAGTGCGTCATCGCGTCGGCATACGGGGGGTCCGGCACCAAGGGCTTATAGGCGCCGCCGGCTAGACCGACGGCCAATCCCAATCCGGCGCCGGACGCCGCGCCGATCGCCACCCCGGCCAGGCCACCGATCACGCCCGCCGACGCTCCCATGGCGCCGCCGAGCGTCACACCAAGCACGGCGCCGGTCGCGGCGTTGGCGCCTTGATACGCACCCGGACGAAGTCCTTCTTGCTCCACTTGTCGTCGGCAGGCAGCCACATCTTCCTGCGCCTGTTGTTTCCCGTAAAACAGCAGTCGCTTGGTCGGGCGCAACACCGGTTCCGGCGCGGCGCAGGCCGTGAGCCACGACATCAAAAAAACGACGACCACGAAAGCAGGGAGGGTTTTTCTCACCCATTGAGCTTACCCGACGAAGGGACACAAACCGAGCAC
This sequence is a window from Candidatus Nitrospira inopinata. Protein-coding genes within it:
- a CDS encoding STAS domain-containing protein — encoded protein: MLKITGRYCVGEESISLIVEGRLTGPWVSELDTYWRQLSASQQRTAVIDLSGVTFIDAAGKTLLDRLWREGATLRASGCLTRCIVEEITGKRDAD
- a CDS encoding multidrug efflux RND transporter permease subunit — its product is MISHTFIDRPITASVVSIVIVVMGLLAMRFLPIAQFPEITPPVVQIDADYPGASAEVAAEAVARPIEVTLPGVDNLLYFESTSSNDGHVSIKLTFEIGTDPDMAQVQTQNRQKLAEPQLPPEVVRQGISVKKLSPDLVIVIALKSTDPTHDAVYLSNYATLRLVDDLKRVKGVGDALVFGQQQYSMRIILNPILMARLDLTPSDIINTIREQNRDYPAGTIGREPAPKGTELTIPIITKGRLTDVKEFEELIVRALPDGSLVRLKDVARVELGAQSYSLEGRWNSKPTTFILTFLAPGANALDTVRRTREQMDELAKHFPPGMSYDVPYDTTRFIEISIKEVVKTLGEAMMLVVLVVYLFLQSWRATVIPILAVPVSLIGTFIGLAALGFSINTITLFGMVLAIGIVVDDAIVVVENVERHMREDRLSPKEAAKRAMTEVTTPIISIVLVLVSVFVPVGFIGGVTGALYKEFAATIAISVTVSGFVALTLSPALCAVVLTHHPGERSWFWRFFDRVFGRAQQGYAWSVGKLVARPVLVMLTFGGLVTLSVGLFERLPQSFLPEEDQGYFIVVAQLPDGASKQRTDAVLERVERFFQAIPAVHSTDALSGQNFVFGTRGPNAATMFVPLVLWDERPEPQYHAKAMVGAAYGEFAKIPEALLLAFNPPPIRGVGVVGGFSAQLQDPTGGDFKQFAAVAQQFVERAQQEPAIGRIGTNFRVSSPRLFAHVNRERAKALGIPISDIFDTLQAYFGTFYINDFVKFGRVYHVQTEADEEYRSTPQDLSKVYVRARNARGTYMVPLDTVVTTEFQSGPDPVNHFNGYNTALVLGAAAPGYSSGQALDALDRVAKEVLVPQGYAIDWSNISFQERRAGGQSGQVFAIGLLMVFLVLAAQFESWVVPFAVILAVPFAVFGALTAVWLRGFENDIYFQIGLVTLIGLSAKNAILIVEFANTRYEAGRPLIEAAIEGARLRFRPIIMTSMAFIFGMFPLVIAKGAGAASRQSIGTGVLGGMLSATFLAIFFVPLFYVLLKKLSGRRPQSAPSLSAERTS
- a CDS encoding sigma-54-dependent Fis family transcriptional regulator — protein: MPMKRALTSPCEGLAERYQGLLEVTQAIAAQRDLDELCRDLARYLPHVVQVNFAALSLHDPAKNTMRLQTIQANVPADLIGGHEGPVDDSPAGLVWQTQQALLVPDLSQECRWPHVVRCMREDGAQSFCIVPLTTVRRRLGAMGFLSLEKEAYSEADIEFLQLVAKQVAVAVENVLAFKEIAELKDKLAKEKLYLEDEIRLDYNFEKIVGESPALKRVLKQVEIVAPTDSTVLILGETGTGKELIARAIHNLSGRRERTFVKLNCAAIPSGLLESELFGHERGAFTGAITQKIGRFELADGGTLFLDEVGDIPLDLQSKLLRVLQEQEFERLGSTKTTKVNVRLLAATNRDLATMVAEKQFRSDLYYRLNVFPVTLPPLRDRREDIPLLVRYFAQKLARRMDKRIETIPAETMAALSAYSWPGNIRELENLIERAVILSQGPDLYVPLAELTAAASQPVSQPTTLEEAERDHIRRVLEAADWVIGGPAGAAARLGMKRTTLQSKMKKLGISRPS
- a CDS encoding VOC family protein — encoded protein: MKAHYLGHVVFYVKDLERSLAFYRDLLGFKEVGRIFNGLAAALTSGRTHHELLLIQVGEAPGPPVGRRRGLYHIGIKIGDSLAELRAAKNELEAAGIPIDGMSDHTVSQSLYLRDPDGNEVELYVDADESLWKNDPAAVLSPIKPLRL
- a CDS encoding efflux RND transporter periplasmic adaptor subunit produces the protein MNMPSASVVVVLVGSLLMFAAGCKQEAGSMPAQDIPQVEVITVSTQPVPDEPEFIGQAEASRPVEIRSQVTGILKAVLYREGRDVKKGDRLYQIDPVPFQAAAAAAKAKIAQAEARLVQATQDLARVRPLLAEQAVSQKDVDDAVAQELAARAQLQAAQAELIKAQFDLDNTSITAPINGLIERSRFYEGRLVSAQTDLLTVIHQVDPMYVVVSVPETFILKRKRDIEAKRIQHPGVYKLRGVLTLMDDTVYPQEGVLDLLEPGLRTETGAREVRMTFPNPNRTLLPGQFVKVRFKGDVKSEAILIPQRAVLHSPAGQFVFVVNGEEKIEMRPVMASDWKGTQWLIDQGLKAGDRVVVNGMMRIAPGVPVKAVPAALPAVPPAAPMGSQPSEAPFPASGQG
- a CDS encoding DsbA family oxidoreductase — translated: MTQDPVLIEVYSDVICPWCYVGKRRLERVLQHLAGLVPTTVQWRPFQLNPGMPLDGMDRTAYLEAKFGSREAYRRLEEQVMAAEEEIPFAFDRITVTPNTLLAHRLIWYAGAQGRQDAMVETLFRLYFVEGRDIGRAETLSEAAGQVGLAASEVKEFLGGSEGVDEVCRAEAVGRRLGIRAVPCFVFNGTSMLTGAQPADVLRTAIAAAGKQGAGAVSRRASRICGAS
- a CDS encoding CDGSH iron-sulfur domain-containing protein, which translates into the protein MGQPRIAAKEPAVRSLEPGTYYWCSCGRSRDQPFCDGSHQGTEFEPVEFTVTEQKEVALCQCKRTKTPPYCDGTHQTLRRQTL
- a CDS encoding hemerythrin domain-containing protein gives rise to the protein MEEEGGRARGPIATYLVEDHRQLDGLLERAVADPDRVDRESYDRFRAGLLRHIGMEEKILLPAIQRWRGGSPWPMAPKLRLDHGAIASLLMPTPTASVIGTLRDILAEHNGVEEGPEGLYATGDELAGAEAEQILARLQAAPDVTVMPHSDTEAVIHTVRRAVEKAGYRFKE